Below is a genomic region from Candidatus Baltobacteraceae bacterium.
CCGCGCGACCTGCTCACCCGCGCCTCGTTCTTGAACGCGATCGCGCTCGCGGCGGCAACCGGCGGCTCGACCAACAGCGTGCTGCATCTGCTCGCGATCGCGCACGAGGCGGGCGCGCAGCTCTCGATCGAGGACTTCGATAGCGTGAGCCGGCGCACGCCGATCATCGCCGATCTGCGTCCGGGCGGAAAATACGTCGCGCTCGACGTCGATGCGGCGGGCGGAACGCAATTGCTCGGCCAGCGTCTCGCGCAAGGCCATCTCGTCGACGTGTCGGTGATCACCGCGACCGGCCGTAGTTTCGCGCAAGAGGTCGAAGGCGCGGTCGAAACGCCCGGACAAGCGGTGATCGCGACCGCGGAGCGTCCCTTCAAACCGCACGGCGGCTTGATCATTCTCAAAGGAAATCTCGCCCCGGCGGGCGCGGTCGTCAAGATCGCCGGCTCGGAACGGCTCTATCACCGCGGTCCGGCGCGCGTATTCAATTCGGAAGAAGCGGCGATGCAGGCGATCCTCGATGACGAGATCATCGCGGGTGACGTGGTTGTGATTGCCTACGAAGGTCCCAAAGGCGGCCCCGGTATGCGCGAGATGCTCAGCGTAACCGGCGCCATCGTCGGCGCCGGTTTGGGCGAAAGCGTCGCGCTCGTCACCGACGGGCGCTTTTCGGGTGGAACGCACGGCTTGATGGTTGGACACGTCGCGCCCGAAGCGGCCGTCGGCGGGCCGCTTGCCGCCGTGCGCGACGGCGACGAGATCATCATCGACGTTGAAGCGCGTGTGCTCGACCTTGCCGTCGCTCCGCCGGTGATCGCCGAGCGTTTGCACGTATGGCGCGCACCCGAGCCGAACTTTCGCGGCGGCGTCTTCGCCAAGTACGCGGCGACGGTCGGATCGGCCGCGCACGGCGCGGTAACCACGACCGAGGTCTGCCCGTGATTGCAACGGCTCCGGCGCGCGAGCGCATGTGGTTCGACGGCGAGCTGGTCGACGCGGACGAGATCGCGGTTCGGCCCTTCACCCACGCGCTGCACTACGGTTCAGGGGTCTTCGAAGGCATTCGCGCGTACGAAACACGCAAGGGCACGGGCGTCTTTCGGTTGAGCGACCATCTGCGCCGTTTCTTCGTTTCCGCGGATGTCTACGGCTTGCACGTTCCGTACGACCAGGAAACGCTGGCGCGCGCGGTTTTCGCAACGTTAGAGGCCAACGCGTTTAGCAGCGGCTACATTCGACCGCTGGCGTACTTCGGCGAGAAGGGTATCTCGCTCGCCCCCACCTTTCACTGTCCGACGCACGTTCTGATCGCGCTCAAGCCGCTGGCCGGTTCGCTGCTCGGAGAATCGGCGGGCATTCGGGTGACGATGTCTCCCTGGCAGAAGACGCCGTCGCGCTCGCTGCCCTCGACGGTAAAGGCCTGCGGGCATTACACCAATTCGATTTTGGCGCTTCAGGACGCGCAGCGTCGCGGATTCGAGGAAGCCATTTTGCTCAACGACCGCGGCGACGTAGCCGAGGGCACCGGCGAAAACATCTTCGTCGTGAGGAACGGCGCGCTACGGACCAACGATGCGAGCGCCGACATCCTGGCGGGAATCACGCAGGCCAGCGTGGTCGAGCTGGCACGGGATCGCGGCATGACGGTTGAAATCGGCAACATCACGCCGGCGGATCTGCTTGCGGCCGATGAGATCTTCTTCACCGGTACGGCGGCCGAGGTGATGCCGATCCTTCAGATCGATGACTACGTGTTGCCGCAAGCGCGTCCGGTCACCGACGAACTCTGCCGCGCCTACGCGCGCGCCGTTCGCGGAGCCGATCCGCGTCATCCCGGCTGGGTTGAATACGCGTAAGGCGCTATTCGTCCGCGTCCCACGTCCGGGACGTCGTGACGACCAGGCTCTTGAGCATGCAATCGGTGAGCGCGACGAGGCTTGCGTCGAGCGACTGAACCTGCTCCTCTCCAAGCGTCTCCGTCACGTAGCGCTCGGCTGAGGCGATTCGCGAGCCGGCGCGTTCGAGAATCGCCTGACCTTTCTCGGTCAGGTGGGTTTCCAAGACGCGTCCGCCGCCCTTGCTGCGGGCGATGAGCCCGTCGGCCTCGAGCCGCGCAACGTTGTTCACCATTGCTTGCGGCGAAACGAAACACTCACGGGCGAGCTGCGCGCTGGAGACCGCGGGCGTCAACTCGATCGCGCGAAGAATCAAGAGTTGCGGGACGGTGATTCCGATGTCGTCGAGCACGTCGGTGAGCGCGGCACGCATGACCCCGTGGGCGGCCTTGAGGTGGAGGAAGAGTCGCCCAGTCTCCTCATCGGATTGCATGAGCGACTCTTCGGGACCGGCGGTCATTGGGCTTGCCAGATGCTACCATCGGCGAACGCGACCGACGCCACCGAGCACTGGACGCTGCCGAGATCGTCGCCGAATTCGGGCGTGGCGAAGCTGTGATCGATCTCGACGCCGCTGGAAAAGGTGCCCTTATCGACGATGCGGCTGGTCGTGCGGCCGTCGCTGACCGTGAAGACGACCGACGCGATCGGGCGCTGGTCCGTATTGACGAACGAGATGGCCGTCGAACTGACGCCGGCCGGCACGGCCGGGCCGAAGGGATAGGCGATCGACGGATCGGCGGCGTCGAGGGCACATGAGGCAACGCGAACCGGTTCGATCCCGGTATAGGCGGTCTGGGGCGGGGCCGGCGACAAGCCGGCGGCGAGAAGTAGTGAGGCGATGAACATTGGCGATCCTCCTGTAATTGATGCCATGTATTGTATATCAAGTAAGTTATATACAGTACCATGACAAAAGTCGGACCGGGGGTATTCGGCCGGGCCTGATAAATTGAACACCCCTTATGGAGCCCACGAACCCCCGCGTCACAATGGACGAGATCAGCGCTCTGGCCAAACGC
It encodes:
- the ilvD gene encoding dihydroxy-acid dehydratase, coding for MLSHILTQGATRAAARAMFKANGFTDEDLRKPLVGVANTWVETMPCGYHLRELAEHVKAGVRAAGGTPMEFNTIAISDGITMGTPGMKGSLISREVIADSIELIGRSHYFDAMVGLVGCDKTIPGTAMAFARLNVPSVMIYGGSIAPGKLDGRDLTIVDVFEAIGAHARGTIDDAQLKIIEDRACPGPGACGGQYTANTMAMAMEYLGLSPVGSASPGATSQRRAQWAHDAGTIVMELLAKEVRPRDLLTRASFLNAIALAAATGGSTNSVLHLLAIAHEAGAQLSIEDFDSVSRRTPIIADLRPGGKYVALDVDAAGGTQLLGQRLAQGHLVDVSVITATGRSFAQEVEGAVETPGQAVIATAERPFKPHGGLIILKGNLAPAGAVVKIAGSERLYHRGPARVFNSEEAAMQAILDDEIIAGDVVVIAYEGPKGGPGMREMLSVTGAIVGAGLGESVALVTDGRFSGGTHGLMVGHVAPEAAVGGPLAAVRDGDEIIIDVEARVLDLAVAPPVIAERLHVWRAPEPNFRGGVFAKYAATVGSAAHGAVTTTEVCP
- a CDS encoding branched-chain amino acid transaminase, whose product is MIATAPARERMWFDGELVDADEIAVRPFTHALHYGSGVFEGIRAYETRKGTGVFRLSDHLRRFFVSADVYGLHVPYDQETLARAVFATLEANAFSSGYIRPLAYFGEKGISLAPTFHCPTHVLIALKPLAGSLLGESAGIRVTMSPWQKTPSRSLPSTVKACGHYTNSILALQDAQRRGFEEAILLNDRGDVAEGTGENIFVVRNGALRTNDASADILAGITQASVVELARDRGMTVEIGNITPADLLAADEIFFTGTAAEVMPILQIDDYVLPQARPVTDELCRAYARAVRGADPRHPGWVEYA
- a CDS encoding MarR family transcriptional regulator; the encoded protein is MQSDEETGRLFLHLKAAHGVMRAALTDVLDDIGITVPQLLILRAIELTPAVSSAQLARECFVSPQAMVNNVARLEADGLIARSKGGGRVLETHLTEKGQAILERAGSRIASAERYVTETLGEEQVQSLDASLVALTDCMLKSLVVTTSRTWDADE